From the genome of Palaemon carinicauda isolate YSFRI2023 chromosome 6, ASM3689809v2, whole genome shotgun sequence, one region includes:
- the LOC137642930 gene encoding uncharacterized protein, with protein MAVATIVHIEASMGLIVDLLSETQRALIETYSESVYRNLVTELQEEVRQLRELYKSQYVKLEPSLEARIRHTLGEATRASTLLYNRIDKVKSTPTGNVALPKLKPLPLPTFEGEVQEYASYREFFTIHVDRRADLDDVSKFTYLLGTLGKEHLRIVKSLSVTAANYRIALDLLDKQYGNVHHTLVVLHRKLANIFVPSLDSVELKRFRFELTIIIEQIKRLSKDDIGQGMVMSLINQKSSEGKLYRKVVKHLRKCDYTLEEFFEAIDFIIRMLEDDALQRGDRLEYNKKPDNSVRPKSKPVHNNSCPFCSERHPPHGCRQVTDVAARRCILLKRVLCFNCTKSGHRSDKCPIPNSCKICNANHHTAICNDYNAGRRPQSIPNSSNSQSTTSHPVVNATPIQHETSPRPSKAKVESKPCKSAKIAQKSDVDLPCTLLPTAMAEIHQNKVASESAYSSTSEAKGASYRQKLQVN; from the coding sequence atggcggtggccacgatcgtgcacatcgaggcgtcgatgggcctcatAGTAGACTTGCTAAGCGAAACGCAACGCGCGCTGATAGAGACATACTCTGAGTCCGTCTATCGGAATTTGGTAACGGAACTGCAGGAAGAGGTCAGACAGCTGAGAGAGCTGTACAAAAGTCAGTATGTCAAACTAGAACCTAGTttggaagcccgaatcaggcacacgctgGGTGAAGCTACGCGAGCTTCTACTCTTCTATACAATCGTatagacaaagtgaaaagcactccaacagggaatgttgctctccccaagttgaaaccgctgcctctccccacttttgaaggggaagtgcaggaatatgcttcgTACCGTGAGTTCTTTACGATACATGTAGATAGAAGAGCcgatttagatgatgtatctaaatttaccTATTTGCTGGGGACATTAGGCAAAGAGCATCTTAGAATAGTGAAATCTCttagtgtaaccgccgcgaactatagaataGCGTTAGATCTTCTAGATAAACAATATGGCAATGTACACCACACGCTCGTGGTTTTGCACAGAAAATTAGCTAACATATTTGTGCCGTCACTAGACTccgtagagctcaaaaggttccgtttcgagttaacaatcataattgaacaaattaaaaggttgagtaaagatgatataggccagggcatggtcatgagcctcataaatcaaaaatcatcagagggaaagctctacagAAAAGTGGTCAAGCATTTAAGAAAATGTGATTACACGTTAGAAGAGTTCTTTGAAGCAATAGACTttattataagaatgctcgaagacgatgcgttgcaaagAGGCGACAGACTTGAGTATAATAAAAAACCagacaacagtgtaagaccgaaatccaaacctgtccacaataattcttgcccattttgtagcgaacggcacccgcctcacggatgtcgccaagtaactgacgtagctgccagacgttgCATTCTACTTAAAAGGGTCCTCTGCTTCaattgtacaaagtcaggtcatcgtagtgataaatgtcccaTCCCAAATTCTTGCAAAATTTGTAATGCCAACCACCACACCGCAATTTGCAATGATtacaatgcgggaagacgaccgcaatcgATCCCAAATAGTagcaatagtcaatcaacaacgtcccaccccgtagtgaatgcgacgcctatACAGCACGAAACTAGCCCCCGTCCATCCAAGGCTAAAGtggaatctaaaccatgcaaaagtgcaaagattgcACAGAAGTCTGACGTAGACCTCCCATGCACCctcttgccaacggctatggcaGAAATCCATCAgaacaaggtagcaagcgagtccgcctattcctcgacttcGGAAGCCAAAGGAGCTTCATATCGGCAAAAATTAcaagtcaattag